One Capsicum annuum cultivar UCD-10X-F1 chromosome 2, UCD10Xv1.1, whole genome shotgun sequence genomic window carries:
- the LOC107861110 gene encoding protein LIGHT-DEPENDENT SHORT HYPOCOTYLS 5, giving the protein MRTIELSHIVLYIYSDEADTLFNNFKIFTAMLDVYSSTITCVSQNSSPPQPPPVIPPPSSPPTVSRYELQKRRDWNTFGHYLKNHKPPLILSRCSGANILEFLKYLDQFGKTKVHNCSCPFYGDPNPPAPCNCPLKQAWGSLDALIGRLRAAFEENGGRTETNPFGVRAVRLYLREVRDTQAKARGIAYEKKKRKNVKQQQQYSI; this is encoded by the coding sequence ATGAGAACTATTGAACTCTCTCACATcgtcctatatatatatagtgatgaGGCTGATACCCTCTTCAACAACTTCAAAATATTCACAGCCATGTTAGACGTGTATAGTAGTACCATCACTTGTGTCTCACAAAACTCCTCTCCACCGCAGCCGCCGCCGGTAATACCGCCGCCGTCATCTCCACCAACGGTGAGCCGTTACGAGCTACAAAAACGGCGAGACTGGAACACATTCGGACACTACTTGAAAAACCACAAGCCACCATTAATACTATCGCGATGCAGCGGAGCCAACATTCTGGAATTCTTAAAGTACCTAGATCAGTTCGGGAAAACTAAGGTACACAACTGTTCTTGTCCGTTTTACGGCGATCCTAATCCGCCGGCACCGTGTAATTGTCCGTTGAAACAAGCGTGGGGGAGCCTTGACGCGCTTATTGGTAGGCTACGCGCTGCCTTTGAAGAGAATGGAGGAAGGACGGAGACGAATCCGTTTGGTGTAAGAGCAGTGAGATTGTATTTAAGGGAAGTGAGAGACACGCAAGCGAAAGCGAGGGGGATTGCTTatgagaagaagaaaaggaagaatgtTAAGCAGCAGCAGCAATACTCTATATAA